A DNA window from Camelina sativa cultivar DH55 chromosome 17, Cs, whole genome shotgun sequence contains the following coding sequences:
- the LOC104754316 gene encoding signal peptide peptidase-like 4, which translates to MILWKTLSCYSFVFGLLLYSASLVSAGDIVHHDDSLPQRPGCNNNFVLVKVPTRVNGTEYMEYVGVGARFGPTLESKEKHATLIKLAIADPPDCCSTPKNKLTGEVILVHRGKCSFTTKTKIAEAAGASAILIINNSTDLFKMVCEKGENVLDITIPVVMLPVDAGRSLENIVQSNSTVTLQLYSPKRPAVDVAEVFLWLMAVGTILCASYWSAWTVREEAIEQDKLLKDGSDELLQLSTTSSRGVVEVTVISAILFVVVASCFLIMLYKLMSFWFIEVLVVLFCIGGVEGLQTCLVALLSCFRCFRRFGESYVKVPFLGAVSYLTLAVCPFCITFAVIWAVKRQYSFAWIGQDILGISLIITVLQIVRVPNLKVGFVLLSCAFMYDIFWVFVSKWWFRESVMIVVARGDRSGEDGIPMLLKIPRMFDPWGGYSIIGFGDIILPGLLVTFALRYDWLANKKLKSGYFLWTMSAYGLGLLITYIALNLMDGHGQPALLYIVPFILGTLFVLGHKRGDLKTLWTTGEPERPCPHVRLQPQSSS; encoded by the exons ATGATCCTGTGGAAAACTCTCAGTTGTTACTCGTTTGTTTTCGGGTTGTTGCTGTACAGTGCTAGTTTGGTTTCTGCTGGAGACATAGTTCACCACGATGATTCCCTCCCGCAGAGACCTGGTTGCAACAATAATTTCGTACTG GTGAAAGTCCCAACTCGAGTGAATGGGACGGAATACATGGAGTATGTTGGTGTAGGTGCTAGGTTTGGCCCAACCTTGGAATCTAAGGAGAAACATGCTACCCTCATCAAACTTGCTATTGCTGACCCTCCTGATTGCTGCAGCACACCCAAAAATAAG CTTACAGGAGAGGTCATTCTTGTTCACCGTGGTAAATGCAGTTTTACCACCAAAACTAAGATAGCTGAAGCAGCTGGTGCCTCGGCCATCCTTATTATAAATAACAGTACAG ATCTTTTCAAGATGGTCTGCGAGAAGGGCGAAAATGTTTTAGATATAACTATTCCTGTTGTTATGTTACCCGTTGATGCTGGTAGAAGTCTGGAGAACATAGTCCAGAGTAACAGTACAG TTACTCTGCAGCTCTACTCGCCGAAACGTCCAGCAGTTGATGTGGCTGAGGTCTTTCTATGGCTTATGGCTGTCGGTACCATTTTATGTGCTTCTTATTGGTCTGCCTGGACTGTCAGGGAAGAGGCTATTGAGCAAGACAAGCTGTTAAAG GACGGATCAGATGAACTTTTGCAGTTATCAACCACCAGCTCTAGAGGTGTTGTTGAGGTCACCGTGATATCAGCAATTTTGTTTGTAGTGGTTGCTTCTTGTTTCCTGATCATGCTCTACAAGCTTATGTCATTCTGGTTTATAGAAGTGTTGGTGGTACTATTTTGCATAGGTGGCGTAGAG GGGCTGCAAACCTGTTTGGTCGCTTTACTTTCATG TTTCAGATGTTTCCGCCGCTTTGGAGAATCATATGTCAAAGTTCCTTTCCTGGGTGCTGTCTCATACTTGACGCTGGCTGTTTGTCCCTTTTGCATAACATTTGCTGTAATTTGGGCAGTTAAACGACAATACTCTTTTGCTTGGATAGGGCAAGATATACTT GGAATCTCACTGATAATCACGGTTCTTCAAATTGTCCGCGTACCAAACCTTAAG GTTGGGTTTGTTCTTCTCAGCTGTGCCTTCATGTATGACATCTTCtgggtttttgtttcaaaatggTGGTTCCGTGAAAGCGTGATGATTGTG GTAGCCCGTGGTGACAGAAGCGGAGAGGATGGAATCCCTATGCTACTAAAGATCCCACGTATGTTTGATCCCTGGGGTGGCTACAGCATCATTGGATTTGGTGATATAATATTGCCAGGACTGCTTGTAACTTTTGCACTAAG ATACGACTGGTTGGCGAACAAGAAGCTTAAGTCAGGATACTTCCTTTGGACAATGTCTGCTTATGGTCTAG GTCTTCTCATAACATACATAGCTCTAAACTTGATGGACGGACATGGGCAACCGGCTTTGCTTTACATTGTGCCATTCATACTAG GAACTTTGTTCGTGTTGGGTCACAAGAGAGGTGACCTGAAGACGCTATGGACAACAGGGGAACCAGAGAGGCCATGCCCTCACGTTAGGCTGCAACCTCAATCGTCGTCTtaa
- the LOC104754319 gene encoding putative U-box domain-containing protein 55 isoform X2: protein MAELMAMGSDVVHVAVKNDVRESRSTLLWALKNFGAKKVCILHVYQPKTASPAARKLEELEAIMYETLHDYFDLCQQEGVNEDDIYISCIEMNDVKQGILELIHESKIKKLVMGAASDHHYTECSNSNPEKQSMCTNTRLAHAREANLEDHVDETEADAGQLKPKLYSSASPKCSAELVSAIVAYIDTRRDRDMLEPTASEDQSESDRNDQLYRQLKQALMEVEESKREAYEECVRRFKAENTAVEAIRSAREYEAMYNEEVKLRKEGKEALAKQRKMVEKTKQERDDALIIILNGRKLYNEELRRRVEAEEMLGKEKEEHEKTKKEIEEVRVIVHDGMQLYNEQLRQRKEMEESIKRQEEELEKIKKEKEEACLISKNLMQLYEDEVRQRKETEEMGKRRREELEKVKKEKEEACSVGQNFMRLYEEEARRRKGTEEELSKVAAEKDAASSVCSEILLLLQSYTRRHGIPSGFSVEESVTRQPPSYFICPISQEVMREPRVAADGFTYEAESLREWLDNGHETSPMTNLRLAHNNLVPNHALRSAIQEWLQRNS from the exons ATGGCGGAACTCATGGCCATGGGCAGTGATGTTGTTCATGTTGCGGTGAAGAATGATGTCAGGGAGAGCAGATCAACTCTGCTTTGGGCTTTAAAGAACTTCGGGGCCAAGAAAGTCTGCATTCTCCATGTTTATCAGCCAAAAACTGCTTCTCCTGCTG CTCGCAAACTTGAAGAATTGGAGGCTATCATGTACGAGACATTACATGATTATTTTGATCTTTGTCAACAAGAAGGG GTGAATGAGGACGATATTTACATATCATGTATAGAGATGAACGATGTGAAGCAAGGGATATTAGAACTCATCCATGAGAGCAAAATCAAGAAGCTCGTCATGGGAGCTGCATCAGATCATCATTATACAGA ATGTTCGAACTCAAATCCAGAAAAGCAAAGTATGTGTACCAACACGCGCCTAGCTCATGCGAG GGAAGCCAATCTTGAAGATCATGTGGATGAAACAGAAGCCGACGCTGGACAATTGAAACCGAAACTTTATTCCTCTGCTTCACCGAAATGCTCTGCAGAATTGGTCTCTGCAATTGTAGCTTACATTGACACAAGGAGAGACAGAGACATGTTAGAGCCAACTGCATCAGAAGATCAATCT GAAAGCGACAGGAATGATCAACTGTATAGACAGCTTAAGCAAGCACTTATGGAAGTTGAGGAATCGAAAAGAGAAGCGTATGAAGAATGTGTCAGGCGATTTAAAGCTGAAAATACTGCAGTTGAGGCCATTCGAAGT GCAAGAGAGTACGAGGCCATGTACAATGAAGAGGTGAAGCTAAGAAAAGAAGGTAAAGAAGCCTtagcaaaacagaggaaaatg gTGGAGAAGACTAAGCAAGAGAGGGACGATGCACTTATCATCATTCTGAATGGAAGAAAGCTATACAATGAGGAACTGAGACGCAGAGTTGAAGCTGAAGAGATGttaggaaaagagaaagaagaacacgAGAAAACTAagaaggagattgaagaagtgCGAGTCATTGTTCATGACG GTATGCAGCTGTACAATGAGCAGCTGAGACAGAGGAAAGAGATGGAGGAATCTATAAAGAGACAAGAGGAAGAGCTCGAGAAGataaagaaggagaaggaagaagcgTGCTTGATAAGCAAGAACTTGATGCAGCTATATGAAGACGAG GTGAGGCAgaggaaagaaacagaggagatgggaaagagaagaagagaggagctagagaaagtgaagaaggagaaggaagaagcttgCTCTGTAGGACAAAACTTCATGAGGttatatgaagaagaagcaagacgTAGAAAAGGAACAGAGGAAGAACTCAGCAAGGTCGCGGCTGAGAAAGACGCAGCCAGCTCAGTCTGCTCGGAGATTCTATTGCTTCTTCAGAGTTACACGCGTCGCCATGGAATTCCTTCTGGATTCTCCGTTGAGGAATCCGTTACACGCCAGCCTCCCTCATATTTCATCTGCCCTATCTCACAG GAAGTAATGCGAGAGCCTCGTGTTGCGGCCGATGGCTTCACCTATGAAGCTGAATCCTTAAGAGAATGGCTAGACAATGGTCATGAGACATCACCAATGACGAACCTTAGGCTTGCCCACAACAACCTAGTCCCTAACCACGCCCTTCGTTCCGCCATTCAAGAGTGGCTCCAACGAAACTCTTGA
- the LOC104754319 gene encoding putative U-box domain-containing protein 55 isoform X3, whose amino-acid sequence MAELMAMGSDVVHVAVKNDVRESRSTLLWALKNFGAKKVCILHVYQPKTASPAARKLEELEAIMYETLHDYFDLCQQEGVNEDDIYISCIEMNDVKQGILELIHESKIKKLVMGAASDHHYTEKMFELKSRKAKYVYQHAPSSCEVMFMCDGHLIYTKEANLEDHVDETEADAGQLKPKLYSSASPKCSAELVSAIVAYIDTRRDRDMLEPTASEDQSESDRNDQLYRQLKQALMEVEESKREAYEECVRRFKAENTAVEAIRSAREYEAMYNEEVKLRKEGKEALAKQRKMVEKTKQERDDALIIILNGRKLYNEELRRRVEAEEMLGKEKEEHEKTKKEIEEVRVIVHDGMQLYNEQLRQRKEMEESIKRQEEELEKIKKEKEEACLISKNLMQLYEDEVRQRKETEEMGKRRREELEKVKKEKEEACSVGQNFMRLYEEEARRRKGTEEELSKVAAEKDAASSVCSEILLLLQSYTRRHGIPSGFSVEESVTRQPPSYFICPISQEVMREPRVAADGFTYEAESLREWLDNGHETSPMTNLRLAHNNLVPNHALRSAIQEWLQRNS is encoded by the exons ATGGCGGAACTCATGGCCATGGGCAGTGATGTTGTTCATGTTGCGGTGAAGAATGATGTCAGGGAGAGCAGATCAACTCTGCTTTGGGCTTTAAAGAACTTCGGGGCCAAGAAAGTCTGCATTCTCCATGTTTATCAGCCAAAAACTGCTTCTCCTGCTG CTCGCAAACTTGAAGAATTGGAGGCTATCATGTACGAGACATTACATGATTATTTTGATCTTTGTCAACAAGAAGGG GTGAATGAGGACGATATTTACATATCATGTATAGAGATGAACGATGTGAAGCAAGGGATATTAGAACTCATCCATGAGAGCAAAATCAAGAAGCTCGTCATGGGAGCTGCATCAGATCATCATTATACAGA GAAGATGTTCGAACTCAAATCCAGAAAAGCAAAGTATGTGTACCAACACGCGCCTAGCTCATGCGAGGTTATGTTTATGTGTGATGGACATCTCATCTACACAAA GGAAGCCAATCTTGAAGATCATGTGGATGAAACAGAAGCCGACGCTGGACAATTGAAACCGAAACTTTATTCCTCTGCTTCACCGAAATGCTCTGCAGAATTGGTCTCTGCAATTGTAGCTTACATTGACACAAGGAGAGACAGAGACATGTTAGAGCCAACTGCATCAGAAGATCAATCT GAAAGCGACAGGAATGATCAACTGTATAGACAGCTTAAGCAAGCACTTATGGAAGTTGAGGAATCGAAAAGAGAAGCGTATGAAGAATGTGTCAGGCGATTTAAAGCTGAAAATACTGCAGTTGAGGCCATTCGAAGT GCAAGAGAGTACGAGGCCATGTACAATGAAGAGGTGAAGCTAAGAAAAGAAGGTAAAGAAGCCTtagcaaaacagaggaaaatggTGGAGAAGACTAAGCAAGAGAGGGACGATGCACTTATCATCATTCTGAATGGAAGAAAGCTATACAATGAGGAACTGAGACGCAGAGTTGAAGCTGAAGAGATGttaggaaaagagaaagaagaacacgAGAAAACTAagaaggagattgaagaagtgCGAGTCATTGTTCATGACG GTATGCAGCTGTACAATGAGCAGCTGAGACAGAGGAAAGAGATGGAGGAATCTATAAAGAGACAAGAGGAAGAGCTCGAGAAGataaagaaggagaaggaagaagcgTGCTTGATAAGCAAGAACTTGATGCAGCTATATGAAGACGAG GTGAGGCAgaggaaagaaacagaggagatgggaaagagaagaagagaggagctagagaaagtgaagaaggagaaggaagaagcttgCTCTGTAGGACAAAACTTCATGAGGttatatgaagaagaagcaagacgTAGAAAAGGAACAGAGGAAGAACTCAGCAAGGTCGCGGCTGAGAAAGACGCAGCCAGCTCAGTCTGCTCGGAGATTCTATTGCTTCTTCAGAGTTACACGCGTCGCCATGGAATTCCTTCTGGATTCTCCGTTGAGGAATCCGTTACACGCCAGCCTCCCTCATATTTCATCTGCCCTATCTCACAG GAAGTAATGCGAGAGCCTCGTGTTGCGGCCGATGGCTTCACCTATGAAGCTGAATCCTTAAGAGAATGGCTAGACAATGGTCATGAGACATCACCAATGACGAACCTTAGGCTTGCCCACAACAACCTAGTCCCTAACCACGCCCTTCGTTCCGCCATTCAAGAGTGGCTCCAACGAAACTCTTGA
- the LOC104754313 gene encoding random slug protein 5-like: MDKKECKQEAAETAEKDNNGPLIEDEIERSKVGIMRALCDRQDPATKEVDDLMIRRFLRARDLDIEKASTLFLKYLTWKRSMLPKGHIPESEIANDLSHKKVCMQGHDKLGRPIVVAIGNRHNPSKGNPEEFKRFVVYTLEKICARMPRGKEKFVTIGDLQGWGYSNCDIRGYLAALSTLQDCYPERLGKLYIVHAPYIFMTAWKVIYPFIDANTKKKIVFVENKKLTPTLLEDIDENQLPDIYGGKLPLVPIQET, translated from the exons ATGGATAAGAAAGAGTGCAAACAAGAAGCAGCGGAAACAGCTGAGAAAGACAACAATGGTCCGTTGATCGAAGATGAGATCGAAAGGAGCAAAGTCGGGATCATGAGAGCTCTTTGCGACCGACAAGATCCCGCAACTAAG GAGGTGGATGATCTGATGATAAGGCGGTTTCTGAGGGCGCGTGACCTCGACATTGAAAAGGCTTCAACGCTGTTTCTCAAGTACCTGACTTGGAAGAGAAGCATGCTCCCAAAAGGACACATACCTGAATCCGAGATTGCGAATGATCTCTCGCACAAGAAGGTGTGTATGCAGGGACATGACAAGTTGGGTCGACCTATCGTTGTTGCCATTGGGAACAGGCATAACCCTTCCAAAGGTAACCCTGAGGAGTTCAAGCGTTTTGTTGTCTACACTCTCGAGAAGATATGCGCTAG AATGCCGAGAGGTAAAGAGAAATTCGTAACCATTGGAGATCTACAAGGATGGGGATATTCTAACTGTGACATCCGCGGCTACCTTGCTGCTCTTTCCACTTTGCAG GATTGTTACCCAGAGAGACTAGGGAAACTCTATATAGTTCATGCCCCTTACATATTCATGACTGCATGGAAGGTCATTTACCCCTTTATCGACGCCAACACCAAGAAAAAG ATTGTTTTCGTGGAGAACAAGAAACTCACTCCAACTCTGCTTGAAGACATAGACGAAAACCAACTCCCCGACATCTACGGAGGCAAATTGCCACTTGTTCCTATTCAGGAGACCTAA
- the LOC104754312 gene encoding aquaporin PIP1-3: protein MEGKEEDVRVGANKFPERQPIGTSAQTDKDYKEPPPAPLFEPGELSSWSFYRAGIAEFIATFLFLYITVLTVMGVKRAPNMCASVGIQGIAWAFGGMIFALVYCTAGISGGHINPAVTFGLFLARKLSLTRAVFYIVMQCLGAICGAGVVKGFQPNPYQTFGGGANTVAHGYTKGSGLGAEIIGTFVLVYTVFSATDAKRSARDSHVPILAPLPIGFAVFLVHLATIPITGTGINPARSLGAAIIYNKDHSWDDHWIFWVGPFIGAALAALYHQLVIRAIPFKTRS from the exons atggaaggGAAAGAAGAGGATGTTCGAGTGGGAGCGAACAAGTTCCCAGAGAGGCAACCCATAGGGACGTCAGCTCAGACGGACAAAGACTACAAGGAGCCACCTCCAGCGCCACTGTTCGAGCCAGGCGAGCTGAGTTCTTGGTCCTTCTACAGAGCCGGGATAGCCGAGTTCATAGCCACTTTCCTGTTTCTTTACATAACGGTGTTGACAGTGATGGGAGTGAAGAGAGCTCCAAACATGTGTGCCTCTGTTGGAATCCAAGGCATCGCTTGGGCTTTCGGTGGCATGATCTTTGCCCTCGTCTACTGTACTGCTGGAATCTCCG GTGGGCACATAAACCCAGCGGTGACGTTCGGTCTGTTCTTAGCTCGTAAACTGTCGTTGACGAGAGCTGTCTTCTACATCGTGATGCAATGTCTCGGAGCCATCTGCGGCGCTGGAGTTGTCAAAGGCTTCCAGCCTAATCCTTACCAAACCTTCGGCGGCGGAGCCAACACCGTCGCTCACGGCTACACCAAGGGATCTGGACTCGGTGCTGAGATCATCGGAACCTTCGTCCTTGTCTACACCGTCTTCTCTGCCACTGACGCCAAGAGAAGCGCGCGTGACTCCCACGTTCCG ATTTTGGCTCCACTACCAATAGGATTCGCAGTGTTCTTGGTTCACTTGGCGACGATTCCAATCACCGGAACTGGGATTAACCCAGCTAGGAGTCTTGGAGCTGCAATCATCTACAACAAGGACCACTCTTGGGACGACCAC TGGATCTTCTGGGTTGGACCATTCATTGGAGCAGCTCTTGCAGCACTTTACCACCAACTTGTCATCAGAGCCATTCCCTTCAAGACCAGAAgctga
- the LOC104754319 gene encoding putative U-box domain-containing protein 55 isoform X1, which produces MAELMAMGSDVVHVAVKNDVRESRSTLLWALKNFGAKKVCILHVYQPKTASPAARKLEELEAIMYETLHDYFDLCQQEGVNEDDIYISCIEMNDVKQGILELIHESKIKKLVMGAASDHHYTEKMFELKSRKAKYVYQHAPSSCEVMFMCDGHLIYTKEANLEDHVDETEADAGQLKPKLYSSASPKCSAELVSAIVAYIDTRRDRDMLEPTASEDQSESDRNDQLYRQLKQALMEVEESKREAYEECVRRFKAENTAVEAIRSAREYEAMYNEEVKLRKEGKEALAKQRKMVEKTKQERDDALIIILNGRKLYNEELRRRVEAEEMLGKEKEEHEKTKKEIEEVRVIVHDGMQLYNEQLRQRKEMEESIKRQEEELEKIKKEKEEACLISKNLMQLYEDEVRQRKETEEMGKRRREELEKVKKEKEEACSVGQNFMRLYEEEARRRKGTEEELSKVAAEKDAASSVCSEILLLLQSYTRRHGIPSGFSVEESVTRQPPSYFICPISQEVMREPRVAADGFTYEAESLREWLDNGHETSPMTNLRLAHNNLVPNHALRSAIQEWLQRNS; this is translated from the exons ATGGCGGAACTCATGGCCATGGGCAGTGATGTTGTTCATGTTGCGGTGAAGAATGATGTCAGGGAGAGCAGATCAACTCTGCTTTGGGCTTTAAAGAACTTCGGGGCCAAGAAAGTCTGCATTCTCCATGTTTATCAGCCAAAAACTGCTTCTCCTGCTG CTCGCAAACTTGAAGAATTGGAGGCTATCATGTACGAGACATTACATGATTATTTTGATCTTTGTCAACAAGAAGGG GTGAATGAGGACGATATTTACATATCATGTATAGAGATGAACGATGTGAAGCAAGGGATATTAGAACTCATCCATGAGAGCAAAATCAAGAAGCTCGTCATGGGAGCTGCATCAGATCATCATTATACAGA GAAGATGTTCGAACTCAAATCCAGAAAAGCAAAGTATGTGTACCAACACGCGCCTAGCTCATGCGAGGTTATGTTTATGTGTGATGGACATCTCATCTACACAAA GGAAGCCAATCTTGAAGATCATGTGGATGAAACAGAAGCCGACGCTGGACAATTGAAACCGAAACTTTATTCCTCTGCTTCACCGAAATGCTCTGCAGAATTGGTCTCTGCAATTGTAGCTTACATTGACACAAGGAGAGACAGAGACATGTTAGAGCCAACTGCATCAGAAGATCAATCT GAAAGCGACAGGAATGATCAACTGTATAGACAGCTTAAGCAAGCACTTATGGAAGTTGAGGAATCGAAAAGAGAAGCGTATGAAGAATGTGTCAGGCGATTTAAAGCTGAAAATACTGCAGTTGAGGCCATTCGAAGT GCAAGAGAGTACGAGGCCATGTACAATGAAGAGGTGAAGCTAAGAAAAGAAGGTAAAGAAGCCTtagcaaaacagaggaaaatg gTGGAGAAGACTAAGCAAGAGAGGGACGATGCACTTATCATCATTCTGAATGGAAGAAAGCTATACAATGAGGAACTGAGACGCAGAGTTGAAGCTGAAGAGATGttaggaaaagagaaagaagaacacgAGAAAACTAagaaggagattgaagaagtgCGAGTCATTGTTCATGACG GTATGCAGCTGTACAATGAGCAGCTGAGACAGAGGAAAGAGATGGAGGAATCTATAAAGAGACAAGAGGAAGAGCTCGAGAAGataaagaaggagaaggaagaagcgTGCTTGATAAGCAAGAACTTGATGCAGCTATATGAAGACGAG GTGAGGCAgaggaaagaaacagaggagatgggaaagagaagaagagaggagctagagaaagtgaagaaggagaaggaagaagcttgCTCTGTAGGACAAAACTTCATGAGGttatatgaagaagaagcaagacgTAGAAAAGGAACAGAGGAAGAACTCAGCAAGGTCGCGGCTGAGAAAGACGCAGCCAGCTCAGTCTGCTCGGAGATTCTATTGCTTCTTCAGAGTTACACGCGTCGCCATGGAATTCCTTCTGGATTCTCCGTTGAGGAATCCGTTACACGCCAGCCTCCCTCATATTTCATCTGCCCTATCTCACAG GAAGTAATGCGAGAGCCTCGTGTTGCGGCCGATGGCTTCACCTATGAAGCTGAATCCTTAAGAGAATGGCTAGACAATGGTCATGAGACATCACCAATGACGAACCTTAGGCTTGCCCACAACAACCTAGTCCCTAACCACGCCCTTCGTTCCGCCATTCAAGAGTGGCTCCAACGAAACTCTTGA
- the LOC104754315 gene encoding LOW QUALITY PROTEIN: BTB/POZ domain-containing protein At1g01640 (The sequence of the model RefSeq protein was modified relative to this genomic sequence to represent the inferred CDS: substituted 1 base at 1 genomic stop codon), giving the protein MIGGDRLNLKKAMAEEAADKAAFLGGLVVTFKDQIHTDVLVKPGQQGSPIPTHKAVLAARSKVFRNMXDSDECKTSSEESITLPDLTHDELKSLLEFLYCGNLKAPYNQYRALYLAADKYDISYLQEVCRNHFIASLSSRNVLDILELASIPCDTLLKEAAINHIVKHMEEVVVPMKYETFVQRNPLSVEITRAYLRETKAKSKDHGFHTRARMWDA; this is encoded by the exons ATGATTGGTGGTGACAGACTGAATTTAAAAAAAGCAATGGCAGAAGAAGCAGCGGATAAGGCAGCTTTCCTCGGTGGTCTTGTTGTCACATTCAAGGACCAAATCCACACTGATGTTCTTGTTAAGCCTGGTCAACAAGGCTCACCCATACCTACTCACAAAGCCGTTCTG GCGGCAAGATCAAAGGTCTTCAGGAACATGTAAGATTCTGATGAATGCAAGACCTCCTCCGAGGAATCTATCACTCTCCCGGATTTGACTCACGACGAACTCAAATCTCTTCTCGAGTTCCTCTACTGCGGAAACTTAAAAGCTCCATACAATCAATACAGAGCCCTCTATTTGGCTGCCGATAAATACGACATTTCATATCTTCAAGAGGTTTGCAGAAACCATTTCATTGCTTCCCTCAGCTCCAGGAACGTCCTAGACATCTTAGAGCTCGCCAGTATTCCTTGTGACACACTCTTGAAAGAAGCTGCGATCAATCATATTGTAAAACATATGGAAGAAGTGGTTGTTCCCATGAAATACGAGACATTTGTGCAGAGGAACCCTCTAAGCGTGGAGATCACTAGGGCTTATCTCAGAGAGACCAAAGCCAAATCCAAAGATCATGGATTTCATACTCGCGCACGCATGTGGGATGCATGA